The genomic region GGCGCAGATCTTCGGGCCCGGGCGGCTTGACGGCCCCTTCCCCGAACATTACGAACCTGCCGAATCGCCGGTGAAGGAGCATCCGTTCTCCAGTCAGCTGACGTCTCCCTGCTTCAAGTTCCACGAAAGCGAGTTCGACAAGTTCGCCGCTCCGGCCGACCCGCGCTACCCCATCGTGCTGACGACCTACAGCATGACGGAGCACTGGTGCGGCGGCGGTGAAACCCGCAACGTCCCCAACCTGCTGGAAGCCGAACCTCAGCTTTATGTGGAAATGAGCCACGAGCTGGCCAGGGAAAAGGGCATCAAGAACGGTGACGGCGTCATCATCGAAAGCGCCCGCGGCAGCGTGGAGGCCATAGCCATGGTCACCATACGCCTCAGGCCCTTCACCATCATGGGCAAAACGGTGCACCTTATCGGTATGCCCTTCGCCTATGGATGGACGACTCCCGGCTGCGGCGATTCCACCAATCGCCTCACCGTGACGGCCTATGACCCCAATACCACCATTCCTGAAACAAAAGCCTGCTGCGTGAACATCCGCAAAGCCGGCAAGCTGACCGAAATAGCCTGATGAGGCGGGGGCGCGCCGAAGGGCGCGCCCCTCAAGGAGTACGCGATGCCCAAGACATTTCTCATAGATACCACCCGCTGCACGGCATGCCGCGGCTGTCAGATAGCGTGCAAGGAATGGCACAACCTGCCGGCCAACGTCACGAAGCAGCGCGGTTCTCATCAGAATCCCCCGGATCTGAACCCCAACAATCTCAAAATCGTCCGCTTCCATGAGCACCTGGACGACAAGGGCAACGTGGTGTGGAACTTCTTCCCCGACCAGTGCCGCCACTGCCTTACCCCCATCTGTGTGGACATGGCCAATCTCGCCGTTCCGGGCTCCATGATTCAGGACAAGGCCACCGGCGCCGTGCTGGTCACGGAACGCTGCAAGGAACTTTCTGCGGTCGACATCGCCACCATCATCAAGGCCTGCCCCTACAATATTCCGCGCTACAACGAACAGACCAAAATGCTGACCAAGTGCGACATGTGCATCGACCGCGTTTCCGCCGGCCTGAAACCCATGTGCGTGAAAACCTGCCCCACGGGAGCCATGGTCTTCGGAGAGCGCGCCGAAGTGCTGGAAGAGGCGAAGGCGCGTCTGGCCAAAGTGAAGGAGCGCTTCCCCAAGGCCCGCCTTGTGGATACCGAAGAAGTCAGCGTCATCTACCTTCTGGCTGAGGAACCCGAATTCTATCACGAATTCGCAAGCTTCGGCTAAAAACCGGGCAACAGAGCCCTTCCGTTCCGCCTTTTTTCCGCGGCACTGCCGCTTCCAGCCTTTCAGGAGTCATCATGGCCACTTCCCGTCAGACAGTATCCGAAACCCTTGCCGCCATCGCCGCACAAAGGCCCGTGCTTCAACCTGTGCTCACCGCGTTCACGCCTCTTCTCGAAGCGCGCGCGGCTCTGCCGGAAACACTGGCCCCCATGCTGGAGGAAAGCGGCTTTTCCCTGCCTTCGTGGCGGCCGGAAAGAGCGCAGCAGGGGGTGCCGCTCCTCGCCGGAGCGCCGCTGGACGGGCTTTTTCCCCTTCTGCAGGAATCGGCCCGGGCGCTGCTGCCCCTTCTGAGCTCTCTGCCGGGCATGGAAGCACACCGCGCCCCGCTGGAGGAATTCTTCCTCAGGGAAAAAGAGGCCATGAAGGCCGCCCAGGCGCTGCTTGACGGCAACGAAACCGGCATTGCCCGCCTTGCGGAAAGCGCAGCCCTTCCCGCGCCGGTGCTGGTATTCGCGCTGGAAACGTGCCTCGGCCCCGTGATCCGCGTGGTGGCGGCGAAGTACGCCGCCCCCTGGGATGAACGCCCCGCCTCCTGGATGCAGGGCTTCTGCCCCGTATGCGGCTCTTTTCCCTCCATCTCCTACCTGGAAAACCGCGTTTTCGATGAAAAGAACGCGTACCTTGCCGGGGGCGGCGGGAAAAAGCACCTGCACTGTTCTCTGTGCGGAACGGACTGGCACTTCCGGCGCGGAGCCTGCCCCTCCTGCGGACAGGAAGGCTCCGGGGTCATGGAACTTCTTCGGGAAAGCGGCGGCAACCATGGGGAGCGCGTCGACTGGTGCACGAAATGCAAAAGCTACTGTCCTTCCGTGGATCTCAGGGAACGGGAAGCCGCTCCCGATATGGACGCCATGGCTCTGGGCATGATGCATCTCGACATCGTCGCTTCCCAGAAAGGCCTGCAGCCGCTCAAACCCTCCTTCTGGAACCAATTCTAGCCACCTCTCCGGGCATTGTCCCGACTGACTGGGAGACTGCGCATGAGACCGCTTTTCATCCTCACACTCCTCATCTCCCTGGCCTGGTGCGCCCCTGCGGGTGCTCAGGATTTCAAGGGAGCGCTCAAGTACCCCAAAAATCCCATCGTGCTGGGCGGTGAAGAAAGCCCCCGCCTCGCGGTGACGTTCAATCACAGTACCCACGGCGACGTCACCTGCGACACCTGCCATCACAAGCCGCGCTGCGCCATCTGCCACTACAGCCCCTCGCTGGAAAAATCTCCCTATGCCTCGTGCAGCGCCAATGACGGCTGCCACGTCATCAAGGGCAGAAGCAACGACGAAAAGAGCCGCTTCATGGCCTTCCACGACAGGGATTCCCTGCGTTCCTGCTTCGGCTGCCACAACAGCCTGAAGGCGGAACACCCCGAATTCCAGGGCTGCCGTCCCTGCCATCCCAACAAGCCCGCCGAAGGAAAGTAATTTCCCCAGCCCGCAAAAAAGCCCATGCTCCGTTCATCCGGGGCATGGGCTTTTCGTTTACCTTTCTCCGCCCTGCGGAGCACAGAAACGCCGACCGTCCGTCAAAGGACCTCCTCACAACAACGACGGCCTCCCGGAACGGCTGCAGAACCAGGGAGCGCAGGGAAACATGCGGCCCCTCCCATGACGCGGCGTCTTTTTCTCCGCATACCGGGCATATTCACGGCCCGGCAAGGCAAACGCCCGGGCCCGCTCCTCACACGATGTCCGCAATACGGCGCGTACAACAGCGCCTGCGCCCTCCGCATCGCTGTCTTCTTCCCTTCCGTGCCGCACCGGTCTTTCGGCTTTCCCGAAAGAACATCTCCCATGCCGGAACACTCCCCTACGGCCATGGGTCACGAATTCCGTCCGGGGGCATTCCTTCCCGGAACAGAGTGCGTTTAACGAAAAAAAGGGTTGCAACCCTGAGGATGCAACCCTGAAATTCGGTGGTGCCGAGGGACAGAATCGAACTGCCCACACGGGGATTTTCAGTCCCCTGCTCTACCAACTGAGCTACCTCGGCACAACGAAAGAGACCTTACTTCAACTCACCGCGCTTGGCAAGTGTTTTTTTGTCTGTTTTTCAAAAAATCCGATATTACTCGGTAAGATTGCCCGGCCCCTTGGGCAGGGAGGCCTCGGCAATGCGCACCTTGTAGTCGCTCGCCCCCGCCGGAGGATCAACGAACACCACGGTAAAGGGCACTTCGCTGCCCGGAAGCACGTTCACATTGCTGGACACGATGTCGAGCTTGCTGTTCAGCGCCTTGTCGAGCTCCTCCTTATCCAGCACCTCCAGCTGGAAGGAACTGATGCTGCTGCCCGCAAGCTGCTGCTGCGACACCAGCATGTTGCCCGAAGCGTCGTACAGTTCCGCTTCCAGGCGGATCAGTTCCCGGGGCGTGGGGAAGTTGTTCATCACCTTTCCTTCAATGATGATGAGATTGCCGAGCTTTTCATTCTTCACCTGATACTGGCGCACGTCGCGCAGTTCCAGCTTGCTCACCAGAGAAAGCGGGTCCGAGGCATCGGCCGTTTCCAGACCGAAATACGGAGCGACAAGGCCTTTCAGTCCGTCGAGGTAGGGGGTGTTCCCCCACATCCACCAGGCGCCCGCACACAGCGCCACGCAGAACACGAAACTGAAGATGCGGGGAAGAATCGAACGCTTTCTGCGGGGCATGTCCAGCCCGCCGAAGGCTTCGGCGCCGCCCGCGCCGTCGAGGCGCAGCCCCTGCATTCCCCGTTCCCCTGCGGGGCGTTCCCTGCGGGGTTCATCCATGGCAAGGGAAAGGCCTCCGCCGGAACCGGAGGAAGAGGAACCTCCCAGCGAAAGCGTGCCTTCCGAACCGTAGTCCGAAACGGAAGAACGCTTCTCGGAGGGACCGAAATCCAGAGTGTCGGCGGCGGGAGCGGACTTTTCCCCGCGGGACGGGGCCGGCTCCGGCCTGTCCAGAAGAACCGGCGCATCCTCCACGTTAAGCGCGAAGATATGGCGGCATACCGAACAGCGCAGCTTGACGCCCGACTTCACTTTTTCATCGGGCAGGCGATATACCGTATTGCACTGGGGGCAGGTAACATTCATGAGACATTCTCCATGCGTCTGGAGCGGCTTACCCTTCCCGGCAGGCAAAGGCCCGGCCGCAGGAAAAACCGCGTTTCTTCTCCTCTTCCGGGCGGCCCGACGCCAGAACAGGCCGATATTCGGAAAAGTTCCGTCCGGCAAGGCGTCCACCCGCAGCATACGGGGCGGACACGCCGGAAAAGCCGCAGCGTTCCCCCGGAAAAAAACTTCCCGGCAGACTCACCGCGACTTTACTCTGCGAAGCAGACCATACACCGGCTGCATCAGCAGTCAAGCAACTCATAAATCCCCGGAAGATCGCGATATCTTTCCGCGTAGTCGAGGCCGTAGCCCACAATGAAGCCGTCGGGCAGCTCAAAGCCGACGAAATCGGAATGCACCGGAAATTCCCGCCGTTCCTTCTTGTCGATGAGCACGGCGAGCCGCACGGACTTCGCGCCCAGCGAGGCGAGATGCTTCATGAGAACGTGCATGGAACGGCCGGAATCCACGATATCCTCGATGACAAGCACATGGCGGTCCTTCAGGTCGATTTCCACATCCTTGGTGATGCGCACCTCGCCGCTGCTGCTCTGGGCGTCCCCATAGCTGGCAAGACGGACGAAGTCGACGGCGGTTTCCGTCTTCATGGCCCGCACCAGATCGCTGAAGAAGAAAAAAGCCCCTTTCAGCACACATACGGCAACCACGTCTTCGCCGTTGTACACGGCGTCTATGCTCTCAGCCATGGCCGCAACGCGACTTCTAATGACGTCTTCCGACAATAGTTCTTTCAACATGCCTCACTCACCGACGAATAAGACTCATAAGAAACTGTTTCATTTCCGGGGCCGGGACATAGCCCGCCTCGCTCACTTCAATATGGCCGTCCCTGTTGTAGATGACGTTGAAGGGGATGGCGTCGATACGATAGGCCCGCGCCAGTTCCTCGCCGCCGTAGTACACGGGATAGGCCCCCAGCATCCCCATGGACTTCACGAAGCTGTCGGCCTCGCGGATGTTCTCGTCAATGGCGATGCCGATGATGAGCAGGTCCTCCTCGGGAATTTCCTTCCTCATTTTCATGAGTTCGGGAATCTCCCTGCGGCAGGGGCCGCAGAAGGCCGCGAAAAAGTTCACCAGAATCACCTTGCCGTGATTGGCGGCAAGTTCATCCAGCAGTTCATAGGTGTGCACGGGCTTCAGGTGCCTGCCGCCCTCCTGCCCCAGGGCCTCGCCCGCAGGACAGACCAGGGCAAGGGCCAACATGCCGGAAACCAGCGCTCCTGTCAGGCGGCGAAAAAAGCCCGACGGCTTTTCAACCATAAAAAACTCCTTCCTTTTCCTCAAAAGTCGGCGCAGAAGACTTTTCTTCCGCGAACCTGTTTAGGTGTACTGAAAATCGTTGAAAACGCCAACCTTAAACTATAGGATACATTCCGGCAATCAGGCTTCCATCCCCGGAAGCGCCGCCGAAATAAGGATGACTTCATGGCAAAAATTTCCGACTCACGCGAAGCCGAACTTCTTGTCTCCGCAGAACCCGGGCACGGTTCCTCTTCCGCGCGAGGCAAAAAACGCAAGATATCCAAGGATGATGTGGATATCATCGATCTTTCCGAAAGCCCGGCTTCCGAAACGTCTTCCGTTGCGCGCGCTTCTTCAAAGGAAAGTTCCGGCGGAGCTGCAAAAAATCCGAAAAAGCGATCCGCCGCGAAGGAGGAGGAAACCTCCCCCCTCCGTGAGGACGAAGCCGACATGCAGGACGGCCTTTCCGGCGAAAGCGACGACTCCCCGGAAGTCATGGAGGCGGAGCTTGAGCACGCGCAGGAAGGCGAACTCGTCCCCGACGAGGATTTTCCCGCCTTCGACGATTTCGACGACGGCGGAAAAGTCATCGACCTGGGCAGCAATCTGCCCGCCCTCGCGCAGGACAGGCTTCCCAGCGTGCCCATGCGCGACAATCTGCAGAGCTACCTGCGCGAAGTCAGCAAATTTCCCCTGCTGGAACCGGAGGAGGAAACGGAGCTCGCCCGCCGCGTGCGCGATCACGGCGACACGCAGGCGGCCTTCCGCATCATTTCCTCGCATCTGCGCCTCGTGGTGCGCATCGCCATGGACTTTCAGCGCCGCTGGATGCAGAACGTGCTCGACCTCATACAGGAAGGCAACGTGGGCCTTCTGCGCGCGGTGAACAAGTTCGATCCCGACAAGGGCATCAAATTTTCCTATTACGCATCGTTCTGGATCAAGGCCTATATTCTCAAGTTCATCATGGACAACTGGCGCATGGTGAAAATAGGCACCACGCAGGCCCAGCGCAAACTTTTCTACAACCTGAACCGCGAAAGGCAGAAGCTCATCCTTCAGGGCTTCGACCCTGATACGGCGCTTCTGTCCGAAAGGCTCGGCGTCACGCAGGATCAGGTGGTGGAAATGCAGCAGCGCCTGGACGCGGGCGATGTTTCCCTCGACCTTCCCGTCAGCGACGAAAACGGCAGCGCCTCCCGCATGGACTTTCTGCCCGCGCTCGGCCCGGGGGTGGAGGAAGGCATTGCCGATTCCGAGGTCTCCCGCCTGGTACGCGAGAGCATAGCGGAGCTTATTCCCTCCCTTTCGGAAAAGGAAATCTACATTCTGGAGCACAGGCTGCTCACCGACGAACCCGCCACGCTCCGGGAAATCGGCGAACGCTACAATGTCACTCGTGAACGCATACGCCAGCTGGAAGCGCGACTGCTGGAAAAACTGAAAGAACATCTCGGGCGCGAGATCAAAGACTTCTCGGAAGAGTGGATACAGCCCTGACTCTTCCGCCACAGGGATTTTCATGTTCCGTCATTCCACGCCTCGTTTCCGGGCCGGGCGTCGTGCCGCCGCTCCCAGGCGGACAAAGCGCCTGATGCTGGTTTCCACCCTCGCCCTCATGCTGCTTCCCGCAGGGTGCACGGGCAAAACCGATCTTTATTCCCGGCAGGAACGCTTTCTCCCGGCCTCCAGCCTCATGCCTCAGGAGCCTTCGCAGCGGGCGGAGCTCATTTTCGCGCAGCTCAAGCTCGACGCCGCTCTGGACCGCAACGACAAGGACGCCGTTCTCGACGCGGCCGAAAGGCTGCTCCGGTTCGGCACGGGCGCCCACGCGCTGCCCGCCTCCACGCCCATCATCGACGCGGCCATCTGGCTGCTGGCCCACGATTACGAAAACGACGCGGTGCTGCTCGTGCAGAACGCCTCCGCCCAGATGCCGGACGATCTTGCGCTCGTCTCCCTTCAGGCCGACCTTCTCATCCAGCGCAATGCGCGGGAGGAAGCCATAGAACTGCTGAGCAGCTTTGCCGCCGGCCATCCGGCGGACGGGCAGGCTCAGGCGGAGCTTGCGCTTGCGCTTCTGCGCAGCGGCCGCACCGACGACGCCATGAAGGTGTTCCGGCGCATCCCCGAAAAGCAGCTCACCCCGCAGATACGTTTCGCCTACGCCCAGGCGCTGAACGTGTCCGGCCGCTTTTCCGAGGCCAGAAGTCAGCTCGACGCGGCCGTGAAGGAAGACCCGGAATATTCCGAAGCCTGGCAGCTTCTCGCCCTCACGCAGGAAGAGCTCGGCAACAAAGGCGAAGCGAAGAAAATCTACAAAACGCTTCTGGACTCCGACCCGGAAAACCGGAGCGCGCGGCTTTTCCTCATCCGTCTGATGCTGCAGGAAAACAATACGGACGCCGTCGTCGACACGATCATCAGCTCCCACGACCCGCTGCACTTCGCCGTGGCCGCCGCAGCCATGCTCATGGACGAAAAGCTCGCCGCCCAGGCGGAGAAGCTTTTCACCCGGCTGGAAAAGCAGGCCGACATGCCCGACGGCATCTATTTCTATCATGCGGCGCTGCTTTATGAATCGGGCATGGACCAGGACCGCGCGCTGGAGTTTCTGGAGAAGGTGAACGCCAACAGCCCGGAATACGACAAGACGCTGCGCATGAAGGTCCGCATTCTTTATGAACGCAGGCGCTTTTCCGAAGCGCTGCAGACGCTGGACGAACTGCGCCGTATGCATCCTTCCGATGTGGAACCGCTGCTGCTCATGGCCGAACTTCATATGCAGACGCGGGATTTCAAGGCTGCGGACAAGGCGCTGGCGGAAGCCCTCCGCATCCAGCCGGACAATGAAAGCGC from Mailhella massiliensis harbors:
- a CDS encoding formate dehydrogenase accessory protein FdhE; this encodes MATSRQTVSETLAAIAAQRPVLQPVLTAFTPLLEARAALPETLAPMLEESGFSLPSWRPERAQQGVPLLAGAPLDGLFPLLQESARALLPLLSSLPGMEAHRAPLEEFFLREKEAMKAAQALLDGNETGIARLAESAALPAPVLVFALETCLGPVIRVVAAKYAAPWDERPASWMQGFCPVCGSFPSISYLENRVFDEKNAYLAGGGGKKHLHCSLCGTDWHFRRGACPSCGQEGSGVMELLRESGGNHGERVDWCTKCKSYCPSVDLREREAAPDMDAMALGMMHLDIVASQKGLQPLKPSFWNQF
- a CDS encoding tetratricopeptide repeat protein: MFRHSTPRFRAGRRAAAPRRTKRLMLVSTLALMLLPAGCTGKTDLYSRQERFLPASSLMPQEPSQRAELIFAQLKLDAALDRNDKDAVLDAAERLLRFGTGAHALPASTPIIDAAIWLLAHDYENDAVLLVQNASAQMPDDLALVSLQADLLIQRNAREEAIELLSSFAAGHPADGQAQAELALALLRSGRTDDAMKVFRRIPEKQLTPQIRFAYAQALNVSGRFSEARSQLDAAVKEDPEYSEAWQLLALTQEELGNKGEAKKIYKTLLDSDPENRSARLFLIRLMLQENNTDAVVDTIISSHDPLHFAVAAAAMLMDEKLAAQAEKLFTRLEKQADMPDGIYFYHAALLYESGMDQDRALEFLEKVNANSPEYDKTLRMKVRILYERRRFSEALQTLDELRRMHPSDVEPLLLMAELHMQTRDFKAADKALAEALRIQPDNESAAFQQAYLQEVQGHRSRAMALMEKVIEKFPDNALALNYVGYNLADADRDLDRAYKLLQRAVELEPEADFILDSLAWVHFRRGELDEAWEQIQKALEASDRESPGDPAMFEHYGDIAAARGDRESALRGWSKALDLFQRMDYPEDAARVRLKLEKQS
- a CDS encoding cytochrome c3 family protein, whose protein sequence is MRPLFILTLLISLAWCAPAGAQDFKGALKYPKNPIVLGGEESPRLAVTFNHSTHGDVTCDTCHHKPRCAICHYSPSLEKSPYASCSANDGCHVIKGRSNDEKSRFMAFHDRDSLRSCFGCHNSLKAEHPEFQGCRPCHPNKPAEGK
- a CDS encoding RNA polymerase factor sigma-32; the encoded protein is MAKISDSREAELLVSAEPGHGSSSARGKKRKISKDDVDIIDLSESPASETSSVARASSKESSGGAAKNPKKRSAAKEEETSPLREDEADMQDGLSGESDDSPEVMEAELEHAQEGELVPDEDFPAFDDFDDGGKVIDLGSNLPALAQDRLPSVPMRDNLQSYLREVSKFPLLEPEEETELARRVRDHGDTQAAFRIISSHLRLVVRIAMDFQRRWMQNVLDLIQEGNVGLLRAVNKFDPDKGIKFSYYASFWIKAYILKFIMDNWRMVKIGTTQAQRKLFYNLNRERQKLILQGFDPDTALLSERLGVTQDQVVEMQQRLDAGDVSLDLPVSDENGSASRMDFLPALGPGVEEGIADSEVSRLVRESIAELIPSLSEKEIYILEHRLLTDEPATLREIGERYNVTRERIRQLEARLLEKLKEHLGREIKDFSEEWIQP
- a CDS encoding 4Fe-4S dicluster domain-containing protein, with protein sequence MPKTFLIDTTRCTACRGCQIACKEWHNLPANVTKQRGSHQNPPDLNPNNLKIVRFHEHLDDKGNVVWNFFPDQCRHCLTPICVDMANLAVPGSMIQDKATGAVLVTERCKELSAVDIATIIKACPYNIPRYNEQTKMLTKCDMCIDRVSAGLKPMCVKTCPTGAMVFGERAEVLEEAKARLAKVKERFPKARLVDTEEVSVIYLLAEEPEFYHEFASFG
- a CDS encoding DUF3426 domain-containing protein, producing MNVTCPQCNTVYRLPDEKVKSGVKLRCSVCRHIFALNVEDAPVLLDRPEPAPSRGEKSAPAADTLDFGPSEKRSSVSDYGSEGTLSLGGSSSSGSGGGLSLAMDEPRRERPAGERGMQGLRLDGAGGAEAFGGLDMPRRKRSILPRIFSFVFCVALCAGAWWMWGNTPYLDGLKGLVAPYFGLETADASDPLSLVSKLELRDVRQYQVKNEKLGNLIIIEGKVMNNFPTPRELIRLEAELYDASGNMLVSQQQLAGSSISSFQLEVLDKEELDKALNSKLDIVSSNVNVLPGSEVPFTVVFVDPPAGASDYKVRIAEASLPKGPGNLTE
- a CDS encoding TlpA family protein disulfide reductase — translated: MVEKPSGFFRRLTGALVSGMLALALVCPAGEALGQEGGRHLKPVHTYELLDELAANHGKVILVNFFAAFCGPCRREIPELMKMRKEIPEEDLLIIGIAIDENIREADSFVKSMGMLGAYPVYYGGEELARAYRIDAIPFNVIYNRDGHIEVSEAGYVPAPEMKQFLMSLIRR
- the hpt gene encoding hypoxanthine phosphoribosyltransferase, coding for MLKELLSEDVIRSRVAAMAESIDAVYNGEDVVAVCVLKGAFFFFSDLVRAMKTETAVDFVRLASYGDAQSSSGEVRITKDVEIDLKDRHVLVIEDIVDSGRSMHVLMKHLASLGAKSVRLAVLIDKKERREFPVHSDFVGFELPDGFIVGYGLDYAERYRDLPGIYELLDC